One window from the genome of Candidatus Chlorohelix allophototropha encodes:
- a CDS encoding NUDIX hydrolase — MSNSSQPVTPKPSATVMVVRPTANPDDVMEVFMLRRHSRSKFMPDRYVFPGGGLETHDYEPETLALLKLDSPEGTLFRDLPGEGAYDQGTPLTATQEKGLFVTTFRELFEEAGVLLAIHKETGESFELLEGSAEHHKYARYRDQLHVHEISFRDILTQENLLLDASRLVYYSHWITPFVEPIRYDTRFFVTLAQPDQIAESDYLETTHGLWISPRTALARYEAGDFNLIFPTILHLRRLAIHDNIADMLEVARNKTVIPVSPDAIPSEVGLDFKLPGAIADRW; from the coding sequence ATGAGCAATTCTAGCCAACCGGTGACACCCAAACCTAGCGCAACCGTAATGGTGGTACGCCCTACTGCCAACCCGGATGACGTGATGGAAGTTTTTATGTTGCGGAGGCACTCCCGCAGCAAATTTATGCCCGATCGCTATGTTTTTCCGGGCGGTGGTCTGGAAACGCATGATTATGAACCTGAAACGCTGGCATTGCTCAAGTTAGATTCTCCGGAAGGCACGCTTTTTCGGGATTTACCGGGCGAAGGTGCCTACGATCAAGGCACACCACTGACCGCTACACAGGAAAAAGGTCTTTTTGTAACGACCTTCCGTGAGCTTTTTGAAGAAGCGGGCGTATTGCTAGCAATACACAAAGAAACGGGCGAATCGTTCGAGCTTTTGGAAGGCTCGGCAGAACATCACAAATATGCCCGTTACCGCGATCAATTGCATGTCCATGAAATCAGCTTCCGGGATATTCTGACACAGGAAAACTTATTGCTGGATGCCAGCCGTTTGGTATATTATTCACACTGGATAACCCCTTTTGTTGAGCCTATCCGCTACGATACGCGCTTTTTCGTGACATTGGCACAACCCGACCAAATTGCCGAGTCAGATTATCTGGAAACAACGCATGGTCTCTGGATTAGCCCAAGAACCGCTCTCGCGCGCTACGAAGCGGGTGATTTTAACCTGATTTTCCCAACGATATTACATCTGCGCCGACTTGCCATCCATGATAATATTGCTGATATGTTGGAGGTTGCCCGTAACAAAACCGTCATTCCCGTCTCACCGGATGCAATCCCCTCCGAGGTTGGGCTGGATTTCAAGTTACCCGGTGCAATTGCAGACCGTTGGTAA
- the lspA gene encoding signal peptidase II → MITDETDSLTENKTQKKRGLGYYWPFGFAVGIFALDQFTKWLTENNLGPYGSGNQAEILGGLVIFRYVKNTGASFSILQNSPWFFALVASLASIGIIIWYVTRGTTDCWYQFCVALLLAGAVGNLSDRLFKNGAVTDMINLPWAEIFKNFNVADVSLNVGVATLLLVTIFRSLRENRDNSTKSDNI, encoded by the coding sequence TTGATTACAGACGAAACCGATAGCCTTACTGAAAATAAAACCCAGAAAAAACGAGGGCTGGGATATTACTGGCCCTTTGGTTTTGCTGTGGGTATATTCGCTCTCGATCAATTCACTAAATGGTTGACCGAAAATAACCTAGGTCCCTATGGTAGCGGCAATCAGGCGGAAATATTAGGGGGGCTGGTAATTTTCCGTTACGTAAAAAACACCGGGGCTTCTTTCAGCATACTACAAAACTCGCCGTGGTTTTTTGCGCTGGTCGCCAGCCTTGCCAGTATCGGAATTATTATCTGGTACGTAACGAGAGGCACTACTGACTGCTGGTATCAATTCTGTGTAGCTTTGCTGCTTGCCGGGGCAGTGGGCAACCTCTCTGATCGCCTTTTTAAAAATGGGGCAGTCACCGACATGATAAACCTACCTTGGGCTGAAATTTTCAAAAATTTTAATGTGGCAGATGTCAGCCTGAATGTTGGAGTAGCTACCCTTTTGCTGGTAACCATCTTCAGGTCATTACGCGAAAACCGCGACAATTCTACAAAGAGCGATAACATATAA
- a CDS encoding ABC transporter substrate-binding protein has product MKSFKRLGAFVALLMLAAIMVACGDNTATPVPATTTAATTTTAAATTAAATTTTAAAATTAATTTAAAATTAAASAQAIELTFYFPTAVDGPIPQTFKKYADDFTKANPNIKINTVYAGGYADVLKKIQTEVGGGGSTADVAIMLSTDLYTLADNGLVVSFDDLIKGDTTGDAWVKDFYPGFMANSQANGKTWGIPFQRSTPVLYYNKDLFKEVGLDPNKPPTTFKEMADMAQKLTKADGSRWGIKIPSDGFPYWLYQGFAISNGQNVVGEAANKVFFNTPAATEGLKNFVSLVNDYKAMPKGVIVWSDTPKDFISGNAAMIYHTTGSLTTILGGAKFDVGVSFLPAGSKGYGAPTGGGNLYIMKKSSPEKQKAAYQFIKFLTEPARLADWTTVTGYVAPRKAAWDTDVLKKLVADKPQYAVARDQLQYAAKELATHEGATVQQILGKAVQSAVTGDKDPAKALDDAQKEADKLLADYKD; this is encoded by the coding sequence TTGAAATCCTTTAAACGTTTAGGAGCTTTTGTTGCTCTACTGATGCTGGCTGCTATAATGGTTGCCTGCGGTGATAACACTGCCACTCCTGTACCCGCTACCACAACGGCCGCTACTACCACTACCGCAGCAGCGACTACAGCGGCGGCCACTACCACTACGGCGGCTGCCGCGACTACCGCAGCTACTACCACCGCTGCGGCGGCTACTACTGCTGCGGCAAGCGCACAAGCAATTGAACTGACCTTCTACTTCCCAACAGCAGTAGATGGTCCTATCCCCCAAACCTTCAAGAAATATGCGGATGATTTTACTAAGGCTAATCCCAACATTAAAATCAATACCGTCTATGCGGGTGGTTATGCCGATGTTTTGAAGAAAATCCAGACCGAAGTTGGCGGCGGTGGCTCTACTGCTGATGTAGCAATTATGCTCAGCACTGACCTTTATACCCTCGCCGATAATGGGCTGGTTGTTTCTTTTGACGATTTAATCAAGGGTGACACCACCGGAGATGCTTGGGTCAAGGATTTCTATCCCGGTTTTATGGCTAATAGCCAAGCCAACGGCAAAACTTGGGGTATTCCTTTCCAACGCAGTACCCCGGTACTTTATTACAACAAAGACCTTTTCAAAGAAGTTGGATTAGACCCAAACAAGCCACCTACAACCTTCAAGGAAATGGCTGACATGGCTCAGAAATTGACCAAAGCTGACGGTAGCCGCTGGGGTATCAAGATTCCTTCCGATGGTTTCCCCTATTGGCTGTATCAGGGCTTTGCCATTTCTAACGGGCAAAACGTAGTGGGCGAGGCTGCTAACAAAGTATTCTTTAACACCCCTGCCGCTACCGAGGGTTTGAAGAATTTTGTAAGCCTTGTAAACGATTACAAAGCTATGCCAAAGGGTGTAATAGTCTGGAGCGACACGCCTAAAGACTTTATCTCCGGCAACGCCGCGATGATCTACCACACCACCGGTAGCCTTACCACCATCTTAGGTGGAGCGAAGTTCGATGTGGGCGTATCTTTCTTACCTGCTGGTTCTAAAGGTTACGGCGCTCCTACCGGCGGCGGCAACCTTTACATTATGAAGAAAAGCTCACCCGAAAAGCAAAAAGCGGCTTATCAGTTCATTAAGTTCCTGACCGAACCTGCTCGTTTGGCGGACTGGACTACTGTTACTGGCTATGTTGCACCGCGCAAAGCTGCATGGGATACTGACGTATTGAAAAAGCTGGTTGCAGATAAACCTCAATATGCGGTAGCCCGTGATCAATTGCAATACGCCGCTAAAGAACTGGCTACTCATGAAGGCGCTACCGTACAGCAAATTCTGGGTAAAGCAGTACAATCGGCAGTAACCGGCGATAAAGACCCTGCTAAAGCGCTGGATGATGCTCAAAAAGAAGCCGATAAGCTTCTGGCTGACTACAAAGATTAA
- a CDS encoding DUF503 domain-containing protein, whose translation MGKDNTSMYIGTCLLSVEIPDCESLKDKRHVIKSIIERAKRELHLSVAEVGGLDEWDYAEIGLAYVSNSAKHADEVIAKAVNWIEANLKDGILGNYKTEIVRVF comes from the coding sequence ATGGGTAAAGACAATACCAGCATGTATATAGGCACATGTCTGCTTTCAGTTGAGATTCCTGACTGTGAATCACTCAAAGATAAGCGCCATGTGATTAAATCCATTATAGAACGCGCCAAGCGTGAGTTGCACCTGAGCGTGGCAGAGGTAGGCGGTTTGGATGAATGGGATTACGCCGAAATCGGTCTAGCGTATGTTAGCAATAGCGCAAAACATGCCGATGAGGTTATCGCCAAAGCAGTCAACTGGATTGAGGCAAATCTAAAAGATGGTATTCTGGGCAACTACAAGACCGAAATTGTCAGGGTGTTTTAG
- a CDS encoding ABC transporter substrate-binding protein: MSTQKSIILCLLFMIMGILLTACSSAPDDATITPTVTPRPAFVLNTPTPTAPVTPEITPTAIPTPTTNPRIRPTATPTLNPRVTPSPSPNPSATPIVLTPAPSITPRPSRAIGGDLVSARDRDPTTLHPYGLNDAVSKEYRSLLYDAKLLKRNSQTLEWESYAASAFKYDDKALTVSFMLRRNMRWSDGAPITTDDFIWTYQYITDPDRGWIDLPLYAGKIESYFAPDKYTLQVKLRDRYSNPLEIANLVEPLPKHRWDGQSWSEPEINREINRPTAVSGAWKLKEWRKDDRIIFVRNELSACSPVPNINSLTFLRADSKNALELLQKGDIDFYTPPTPADFETVKQMAKIVPYHWNPASPTWQYLGFNFRNSLWQNSNVRKALSSAVNRADMVKDIADNLAVPLYSDIAPGNPAYTDNVEKPVYSLESAQALLLSAGYRLNGYRLGDPNGKDLPEINLIYNNESEFRTRLASYLASQFEKLGFKVKLTPLEYQTFLNTLQDPKADFDLYLSAWKSNTFNPEQFGTIWNNPPGGYRNQQLISLYSNANSVVDKTLRMELLNQIQQLEAKELPYLYLYANQDYAGVAAFVGGVTESPLGIAANHYADWYIR, translated from the coding sequence ATGTCAACTCAGAAATCGATCATCTTATGCTTGCTGTTTATGATAATGGGAATACTTCTTACGGCTTGCAGTAGTGCCCCAGATGATGCAACCATTACACCAACTGTAACACCGCGCCCGGCTTTTGTACTGAACACGCCTACGCCCACCGCTCCGGTCACACCGGAGATTACTCCTACAGCCATTCCTACGCCCACCACAAACCCCCGTATCCGTCCTACAGCCACTCCAACCCTTAACCCGCGTGTAACCCCTAGCCCCTCGCCAAATCCTTCTGCTACCCCAATTGTGCTGACACCCGCCCCCAGTATAACTCCCCGACCATCACGGGCTATTGGCGGTGATCTCGTTTCGGCGCGTGACCGCGACCCTACTACTTTGCACCCTTACGGTTTAAACGATGCGGTTAGCAAGGAATACCGCTCGTTGCTATACGATGCGAAGCTGCTAAAGCGCAATTCCCAAACCCTTGAATGGGAATCTTATGCCGCCAGCGCCTTCAAATATGATGATAAGGCGCTAACCGTATCTTTTATGTTGCGCCGCAACATGCGCTGGAGTGACGGTGCACCCATCACCACCGATGATTTTATCTGGACATACCAGTATATTACCGACCCTGACAGAGGCTGGATCGATTTGCCGCTTTATGCCGGGAAAATCGAGAGCTATTTCGCGCCGGACAAATATACCTTGCAAGTAAAATTGCGCGACCGCTACTCAAACCCGCTGGAAATTGCCAATCTGGTAGAACCGCTCCCTAAACATCGCTGGGATGGGCAAAGCTGGTCAGAACCGGAGATAAACCGCGAGATTAATCGACCAACGGCAGTGAGCGGAGCATGGAAATTGAAAGAATGGCGCAAAGACGACCGTATCATATTTGTAAGAAATGAGCTTAGCGCCTGTTCGCCTGTGCCAAACATCAACAGTCTGACCTTCCTACGCGCCGACTCCAAAAATGCACTCGAACTGTTGCAAAAGGGCGACATTGATTTTTACACACCGCCCACACCCGCCGATTTTGAAACGGTCAAACAAATGGCTAAGATCGTACCCTATCACTGGAATCCTGCCTCCCCAACATGGCAATATCTGGGGTTTAATTTCAGGAATTCCCTATGGCAAAATTCGAACGTCCGCAAAGCTTTGAGTAGTGCCGTGAACCGCGCTGACATGGTGAAAGACATTGCCGATAATCTCGCTGTGCCTCTTTACAGCGATATAGCACCCGGCAACCCTGCCTATACCGATAATGTAGAAAAACCTGTTTATAGCCTCGAATCCGCCCAAGCGTTGCTACTCTCAGCCGGTTATCGCCTTAACGGATATAGATTAGGTGATCCTAACGGGAAAGACTTGCCAGAAATTAACCTGATTTACAACAACGAAAGCGAGTTTCGGACGAGGCTTGCCTCCTACCTCGCAAGTCAATTTGAGAAGTTGGGTTTCAAGGTAAAGTTAACACCACTCGAATACCAAACCTTTCTAAACACTCTGCAAGACCCAAAAGCAGATTTTGACCTATATCTTTCAGCTTGGAAATCCAACACGTTTAACCCAGAGCAATTCGGGACAATTTGGAACAACCCACCGGGAGGTTACCGCAACCAGCAATTGATCAGCCTTTACAGCAATGCGAATAGCGTGGTGGATAAAACCTTGCGAATGGAACTTCTCAACCAAATTCAGCAATTGGAAGCAAAAGAGTTGCCTTACCTGTATCTATACGCTAATCAAGATTATGCGGGCGTTGCTGCCTTTGTAGGGGGTGTAACCGAAAGCCCGTTGGGTATTGCTGCCAACCACTACGCCGATTGGTATATCAGGTAA
- a CDS encoding RluA family pseudouridine synthase produces the protein MSYTVTATDKGERLDKLVSNMRPDLSRGHVQRLIEEGNLTINGTIVKSGYKLREADLIHLIVPPPAPLAHLAPEAIPLDVVYSDDDIMVINKPAGLVVHPAPGHYSGTLVNALLYHVPNLNINGNIRPGIVHRLDKDTSGLLVVAKTDKALNSLIGQMKEQSTLKEYTVLVEGNVQPPAGIIDAPIGRDPKARKQMAVVRNGKPARTEYKVLAYFARHTLLMARLHTGRTHQIRVHFAYMGHPVTGDPVYGRRKPTLNLKRQFLHAALLGLALPSTGEYREFQAPLPPELEKALLEAQNFD, from the coding sequence ATGAGTTACACCGTTACAGCCACCGACAAAGGTGAGCGACTGGATAAGCTCGTTTCAAATATGCGCCCCGACCTGTCGCGTGGGCATGTGCAACGCTTGATAGAAGAAGGAAACCTGACGATCAACGGCACTATTGTCAAATCGGGTTACAAACTGCGCGAAGCCGACCTGATTCATTTGATAGTGCCGCCACCCGCCCCGTTGGCGCATCTCGCGCCCGAAGCTATCCCACTTGATGTGGTTTATTCGGACGACGATATTATGGTTATCAATAAACCGGCAGGACTGGTAGTACACCCCGCACCGGGCCACTACAGCGGCACGCTGGTTAACGCCTTGCTTTATCATGTCCCTAACCTGAATATCAACGGCAATATTCGTCCTGGCATAGTTCACAGGCTGGATAAGGACACCAGTGGTTTGCTGGTAGTAGCAAAAACCGATAAAGCCCTGAACAGCCTCATCGGTCAAATGAAAGAACAAAGCACCCTCAAAGAATATACGGTGCTAGTCGAAGGAAATGTGCAACCCCCTGCCGGGATTATCGACGCTCCAATTGGACGCGACCCCAAAGCTCGCAAACAAATGGCGGTAGTGCGTAACGGTAAACCCGCCCGCACCGAATACAAAGTGCTCGCTTATTTCGCCCGCCATACCCTGCTAATGGCGCGTTTACACACCGGACGCACCCACCAGATTCGCGTCCATTTCGCTTATATGGGGCATCCCGTTACAGGCGATCCGGTTTACGGGAGGCGCAAACCTACCCTGAATCTCAAACGCCAGTTTTTGCATGCTGCTTTGCTTGGTTTGGCTTTACCCTCTACTGGCGAATATCGCGAGTTTCAAGCTCCCCTACCGCCTGAGCTTGAAAAAGCCCTCCTCGAAGCTCAAAATTTCGACTGA
- a CDS encoding carbohydrate ABC transporter permease, producing the protein MEQESKQALIEAKNTDSIAVAFKANAKRKSLGRAIFPYLLILPTLALITLFTFIPTINSAIQSTVKPPRTVQQEAEFVGLKNYLDLFDNNTVIGQEDNFQRVFVNTLVFVAVTVPVCVILAFLLALLLNQKLKLTSIYRTGIFYPVLLPLLSAASIWAFFFADSFGMLNTTLKAIGLPAQGWNRDANWALISIMLVVIWKQTGFYMIFYLAGLQNLPQDIYEAAQLDGASALKRMFNLTIPLLNGTTLFVLVIAGVGAFQTADPLYALGEGNPANRSNLILYFIYQHLNEPRDRGYVYAMTILLLTLLLVFTVFNFIFIERRANYED; encoded by the coding sequence ATGGAACAAGAATCAAAGCAAGCATTAATAGAAGCCAAAAATACGGACTCAATAGCAGTTGCCTTTAAAGCAAATGCCAAACGAAAATCGCTAGGACGCGCTATTTTCCCCTATCTGCTCATTTTGCCGACCTTAGCTTTAATAACCCTGTTCACCTTCATTCCAACTATCAACTCTGCCATCCAAAGTACCGTTAAGCCTCCCCGCACTGTACAACAGGAAGCGGAATTTGTAGGCTTAAAGAATTATCTCGACCTATTCGACAATAATACCGTCATCGGGCAGGAAGATAACTTCCAACGGGTATTTGTCAACACTTTGGTATTTGTAGCCGTAACTGTTCCAGTTTGTGTCATTCTGGCTTTTTTGCTGGCGCTGTTGCTGAACCAAAAATTGAAGCTGACCTCCATTTACCGCACCGGCATTTTTTATCCCGTATTATTGCCGCTATTGAGCGCAGCCAGTATCTGGGCTTTTTTCTTTGCGGACAGTTTCGGTATGCTAAACACCACCCTCAAAGCGATCGGTTTGCCTGCACAGGGTTGGAACCGCGATGCTAATTGGGCGCTTATTTCGATTATGCTGGTGGTAATCTGGAAACAAACCGGCTTTTACATGATTTTCTACCTCGCAGGTTTACAGAATCTGCCGCAGGATATTTATGAGGCAGCCCAACTTGATGGCGCAAGTGCACTCAAGCGTATGTTTAACCTTACTATTCCGCTTTTGAACGGTACAACGCTCTTTGTACTGGTCATTGCAGGGGTAGGCGCATTCCAAACTGCCGACCCGCTTTACGCGCTGGGCGAAGGTAATCCGGCTAACCGCAGCAACCTGATTCTTTATTTCATCTATCAGCATTTAAATGAACCGCGTGACCGGGGTTATGTGTATGCCATGACAATTCTGCTTCTGACATTACTATTGGTCTTCACCGTCTTCAATTTCATATTTATAGAGCGGAGAGCGAACTATGAAGACTGA
- a CDS encoding subtype B tannase: MRKNFNSGTLRKWRLFLSLTGLFTLVLTACGDSTSTAVPPTSTVAASTTAAATTAQTTATSTKASTTAAATTAASTNGADPLLFPVNNFTEQTVTVTTSTGTKEVTYRLYQHITYVAKPVDANYQSMDVKVPVKVDGKAVDATNAPILFGNSVGGYMSSSNTSSGTNPGGMGGTGMNGAPPMGSKGGAPGGNSSGVSRNTDLALAAGYVVVAPGARGRDNQAADGTYYGKAPAAIVDLKSAIRYIRHNKGIIPGNTDWIVSTGVSAGGALSALLGASGNSHLYDSYFKEIGAADEDDTIFASADFCPIMDLENADMAYEWMFGTIPLNGKLVDQTLSQQLKNAFATYQTSLNLKGANNFGTITADNYGNYLVQTYLIPSANKYLSALTDEKRATYLATNSWITWSNNSATFTFDDYVKHVGRMKSLTAFDALDLTQAENILFGNKTTNARHFTNFSLQQSSGNTTAEVASDLKTVVNLMNPMYFISQNSSGVAKYWWIRYGSSDNNTALSVIINLATSLENKGKDVNTLLYWDAGHGADEDPEAFIAWIGKITGFTK; encoded by the coding sequence ATGAGAAAGAATTTCAATTCGGGTACACTCCGAAAATGGCGGTTGTTTCTGTCACTGACGGGGCTTTTTACCCTAGTCCTGACGGCTTGTGGCGACTCCACTAGTACTGCCGTACCCCCCACATCTACGGTAGCCGCCAGTACTACTGCGGCGGCAACCACCGCTCAGACTACCGCAACTTCAACCAAAGCTTCTACCACTGCGGCGGCAACTACTGCGGCATCAACCAACGGCGCTGATCCTTTATTATTTCCTGTGAATAACTTTACTGAGCAAACAGTGACTGTGACTACCTCTACAGGTACGAAGGAGGTTACTTACCGTCTATATCAGCACATCACTTATGTCGCAAAACCTGTAGATGCTAACTATCAGAGCATGGATGTCAAGGTTCCGGTTAAGGTTGATGGAAAGGCTGTAGATGCCACGAACGCTCCTATCTTGTTCGGAAATTCAGTTGGCGGCTATATGTCATCGAGTAACACGAGCAGTGGCACGAACCCGGGTGGTATGGGCGGCACCGGTATGAATGGCGCACCACCTATGGGAAGTAAAGGCGGCGCTCCGGGTGGAAACAGTAGCGGTGTGAGTCGGAATACAGACCTTGCGCTTGCAGCGGGTTATGTGGTGGTAGCTCCCGGCGCACGTGGTCGGGATAATCAAGCAGCAGATGGCACTTACTATGGCAAAGCGCCTGCTGCCATTGTAGATTTGAAGTCCGCCATTCGCTACATTCGCCATAACAAAGGTATCATCCCCGGCAATACAGACTGGATTGTCTCGACCGGCGTTAGTGCGGGTGGCGCTCTTTCCGCGCTTCTTGGCGCTTCCGGTAACAGTCATTTATATGACAGCTATTTCAAGGAGATTGGCGCGGCTGACGAGGATGATACTATTTTTGCTAGCGCGGACTTCTGCCCTATTATGGATCTGGAAAATGCCGATATGGCTTATGAGTGGATGTTCGGAACAATACCGCTTAACGGTAAATTGGTCGACCAGACCCTTTCTCAACAGTTAAAAAATGCCTTTGCTACTTACCAGACATCTCTTAACCTAAAAGGTGCAAATAATTTTGGCACTATCACTGCAGATAACTACGGTAACTATCTTGTGCAGACCTATTTGATTCCTTCGGCAAACAAGTACCTGAGCGCGTTAACTGATGAAAAACGTGCCACATACCTAGCAACTAATAGCTGGATTACATGGTCTAACAATTCGGCTACATTTACCTTTGACGACTATGTCAAACATGTTGGCAGAATGAAGAGCCTCACGGCTTTTGACGCTCTTGACCTGACACAGGCTGAGAACATTTTGTTCGGGAATAAAACTACCAACGCACGTCATTTTACTAATTTCAGCTTGCAACAATCCAGCGGTAACACAACTGCCGAGGTTGCCAGCGACCTGAAAACGGTGGTAAATCTGATGAATCCTATGTATTTCATCTCTCAAAATTCCAGCGGAGTCGCCAAATACTGGTGGATTCGCTACGGTTCCTCTGATAACAATACTGCGCTTAGCGTCATCATCAATCTTGCTACTAGCTTGGAAAATAAGGGCAAGGATGTGAATACCTTACTTTATTGGGACGCAGGACACGGAGCAGATGAAGATCCTGAAGCTTTCATCGCTTGGATTGGTAAGATAACTGGTTTTACTAAATAA
- a CDS encoding TraR/DksA family transcriptional regulator: MDNAQLTALKATLLAEKARLEEELDRLMIDTRENAADQSAEGSPSEMADIASDVTEQERIMSEREEVRSLLNEIDKALLRFENGTYGLSVVSGKPIPFERLEALPWASKLVGEEK; the protein is encoded by the coding sequence ATGGATAATGCACAACTGACAGCCCTGAAAGCCACATTGCTGGCTGAAAAAGCACGTTTGGAAGAAGAACTCGACCGTTTAATGATTGATACCCGTGAAAACGCCGCAGATCAGTCCGCCGAAGGTTCGCCTAGCGAAATGGCGGATATTGCCTCGGATGTAACCGAGCAAGAGCGTATTATGTCAGAACGTGAGGAAGTGCGCTCACTTCTAAATGAAATTGATAAGGCGCTTCTGCGTTTCGAGAACGGCACTTATGGTCTTTCGGTCGTATCCGGCAAGCCCATACCCTTTGAGCGGCTAGAGGCGTTACCGTGGGCAAGTAAACTTGTAGGTGAAGAGAAGTAA
- a CDS encoding carbohydrate ABC transporter permease, translating into MKTDATPVTFTLNRQKTRWNLLITNVILIVVSIIWLMPLIMTVLLSVRPKKDTLGTGNIFFGSGFSLEWFQSAFDSQPWGTYYLTTIIFVFGLLALQLITITLSGYAFARLDFFGRDFIFILILVQIMIPSAVLLVPNFATVRFLNLYDTKLALMLPYIGSAFGTFLMRQTFRQIPRELEDAARIDGCNWLGLLRHVYIPSSISGYIAFSLASVSAHWNEFLWPLIITRSDDNRVLTVGLGQILRSESGAQYGLIGAGTLIVVTPLLLLFIIFQRQFINSFLRSGMK; encoded by the coding sequence ATGAAGACTGATGCAACACCTGTAACCTTTACCCTGAACCGCCAGAAAACACGTTGGAACTTGCTGATTACAAACGTTATTTTGATAGTGGTTAGCATTATCTGGCTAATGCCTTTGATAATGACTGTACTTTTGAGTGTGCGCCCCAAAAAGGATACGCTTGGCACTGGCAATATTTTCTTTGGTTCGGGTTTTAGCCTTGAGTGGTTTCAAAGTGCATTTGATTCCCAACCATGGGGTACATATTACCTTACCACTATTATATTCGTATTCGGGTTGCTCGCCCTACAACTGATTACTATTACACTATCGGGTTACGCCTTCGCCCGCCTCGATTTTTTCGGGCGAGATTTCATCTTTATCCTCATATTGGTACAAATAATGATACCATCTGCCGTATTGTTGGTACCAAATTTTGCTACTGTTCGCTTTCTGAACCTCTACGACACCAAACTGGCGTTGATGCTGCCCTATATCGGGTCAGCTTTCGGCACTTTTCTAATGCGCCAAACTTTCCGGCAAATTCCACGCGAATTGGAAGATGCAGCGCGGATTGACGGTTGCAACTGGTTGGGTTTATTGCGCCACGTTTACATCCCTTCCTCTATATCAGGCTATATCGCTTTTAGCCTTGCTTCAGTCAGCGCACACTGGAACGAGTTCTTGTGGCCCCTCATCATTACTCGTAGCGACGATAACCGGGTTTTAACGGTTGGTCTGGGACAAATCTTGAGAAGTGAGTCTGGGGCACAATACGGTTTGATAGGGGCAGGCACTCTAATTGTAGTCACCCCTTTATTGCTACTTTTTATTATATTCCAGCGACAGTTTATCAATAGCTTCCTGCGTAGCGGGATGAAATAG